In Grus americana isolate bGruAme1 chromosome 4, bGruAme1.mat, whole genome shotgun sequence, one genomic interval encodes:
- the ELMOD2 gene encoding ELMO domain-containing protein 2 isoform X1, protein MLVYFWGFLYSNYFRFWLKWILRLLTQKCELQRIFDGSKAGAQRTLSIEHSLESSKNKVLRNAVDVEETEVEKCVRDVMKEKKIEQKDTGFKTNLHISLLQISGYKKLYSNVENLRKVPYDSDNEEHEERLIELWNLLMPHENLKARITKQWCDIGFQGDDPKTDFRGMGLLGLVNLVYFSKHYTDEARQILSHSNHPKLGYSYAIVGINLTEMAYSLLKNGALKSHLYNVVSGLPQMEHFHQFYCYLVYEFDKFWFEEEPESIMHFNQYREKFHEKIKGLLLDCDVILTLQKTKKP, encoded by the exons ATGTTGGTGTACTTCTGGGGGTTCCTGTACAGCAACTATTTTCGGTTTTGGCTGAAGTGGATCTTGAGGCTGCTGACTCAGAAATGCGAACTGCAGCGTATCTTTGACGGCTCGAAGGCAGGGGCGCAGCGGACGCTGAGCATAG aaCATTCACTGGAATCATCAAAGAATAAG GTTTTAAGAAATGCTGTAGATGTTGAGGAAACTGAAGTGGAGAAGTGCGTCAGAGatgtaatgaaagaaaagaaaattgaacaGAAGGATACAGG GTTTAAGACCAATCTGCATATATCGTTACTGCAGATATCAGGTTATAAAAAACTTTATTCAAATGTGGAAAATCTGAGGAAGGTCCCATATGATTCAGATAATGAAGAACATGAGGAACGGTTAATTGAg CTTTGGAATTTGCTGATGCCTCATGAGAATCTGAAGGCCAGAATCACCAAGCAGTGGTGTGACATTGGCTTCCAAGGTGATGATCCCAAAACAGACTTCAGAGGAATGGGCCTGCTGGGGTTAGTGAATCTGGT GTATTTTAGTAAGCATTACACCGATGAAGCTCGCCAGATCCTTTCTCATTCAAACCACCCAAAGCTGGG ATACTCTTATGCAATAGTTGGAATCAATCTGACAGAAATGGCATACAGTTTACTTAAGAATGGTGCTTTAAAGTCTCATCTGTACAATGTGGTCTCTGGATTGCCGCAGATGGAGCACTTCCATCAGTTTTACT gtTATCTGGTTTATGAGTTTGACAAGTTCTGGTTTGAAGAAGAACCAGAAAGCATTATGCACTTCAACCAGTACAGAGAGAAATTCCATGAAAAAATTAAGGGACTTCTACTGGATTGTGATGTGATACTAACCttacaaaagacaaagaaacCTTAA
- the ELMOD2 gene encoding ELMO domain-containing protein 2 isoform X2, with amino-acid sequence MLVYFWGFLYSNYFRFWLKWILRLLTQKCELQRIFDGSKAGAQRTLSIEHSLESSKNKVLRNAVDVEETEVEKCVRDVMKEKKIEQKDTGFKTNLHISLLQISGYKKLYSNVENLRKVPYDSDNEEHEERLIELWNLLMPHENLKARITKQWCDIGFQGDDPKTDFRGMGLLGYFSKHYTDEARQILSHSNHPKLGYSYAIVGINLTEMAYSLLKNGALKSHLYNVVSGLPQMEHFHQFYCYLVYEFDKFWFEEEPESIMHFNQYREKFHEKIKGLLLDCDVILTLQKTKKP; translated from the exons ATGTTGGTGTACTTCTGGGGGTTCCTGTACAGCAACTATTTTCGGTTTTGGCTGAAGTGGATCTTGAGGCTGCTGACTCAGAAATGCGAACTGCAGCGTATCTTTGACGGCTCGAAGGCAGGGGCGCAGCGGACGCTGAGCATAG aaCATTCACTGGAATCATCAAAGAATAAG GTTTTAAGAAATGCTGTAGATGTTGAGGAAACTGAAGTGGAGAAGTGCGTCAGAGatgtaatgaaagaaaagaaaattgaacaGAAGGATACAGG GTTTAAGACCAATCTGCATATATCGTTACTGCAGATATCAGGTTATAAAAAACTTTATTCAAATGTGGAAAATCTGAGGAAGGTCCCATATGATTCAGATAATGAAGAACATGAGGAACGGTTAATTGAg CTTTGGAATTTGCTGATGCCTCATGAGAATCTGAAGGCCAGAATCACCAAGCAGTGGTGTGACATTGGCTTCCAAGGTGATGATCCCAAAACAGACTTCAGAGGAATGGGCCTGCTGGG GTATTTTAGTAAGCATTACACCGATGAAGCTCGCCAGATCCTTTCTCATTCAAACCACCCAAAGCTGGG ATACTCTTATGCAATAGTTGGAATCAATCTGACAGAAATGGCATACAGTTTACTTAAGAATGGTGCTTTAAAGTCTCATCTGTACAATGTGGTCTCTGGATTGCCGCAGATGGAGCACTTCCATCAGTTTTACT gtTATCTGGTTTATGAGTTTGACAAGTTCTGGTTTGAAGAAGAACCAGAAAGCATTATGCACTTCAACCAGTACAGAGAGAAATTCCATGAAAAAATTAAGGGACTTCTACTGGATTGTGATGTGATACTAACCttacaaaagacaaagaaacCTTAA